Proteins encoded by one window of Lycium barbarum isolate Lr01 chromosome 11, ASM1917538v2, whole genome shotgun sequence:
- the LOC132619673 gene encoding uncharacterized protein LOC132619673: protein MEDMLSRVLKKVDSTDSFCKDTSDQMKSLGQVVGSRSTSIKQLESQRGQISATLNQRQKRIVPSDTVANPNNDGNHKCHAITTRSGKTIGGETSVKGSVMVDDEKIVEEPIIIEEEVTPKKKWASIENPTIIEEVPENDEASKGKEAIEEVPRALPPVPKAPPPFPQRLAKKTDDGKFLKFVERLKGLSINIPLEDALEQMPDYAKFMKDLVTNRKHTSFKMVGVTHHCSSIVTKALVQKKEDPGVFTIPCTIGMYNFAKALCDLGAIINLMSLTIFNKLGLDTPRPTTLRLLMLDRTVKKPVGILYDVLVRIDRFIFFGPLCDFGL, encoded by the coding sequence ATGGAGGATATGCTATCCAGAGTATTGAAAAAGGTGGATTCAACCGATTCCTTTTGCAAAGATACAAGCGATCAAATGAAAAGCTTGGGGCAAGTTGTAGGTTCTCGCTCAACTTCCATTAAGCAATTGGAATCGCAACGTGGCCAAATCTCAGCTACTCTCAACCAAAGACAAAAGAGAATAGTCCCTAGTGATACGGTTGCAAACCCAAATAATGATGGTAATCATAAATGTCATgcaatcactactaggagtggcaagACAATTGGGGGAGAGACATCGGTGAAAGGTAGTGTGATGGTTGATGATGAGAAAATTGTTGAAGAGCCCATTATTATTGAGGAAGAAGTGACTCCAAAGAAAAAGTGGGCTAGTATTGAAAATCCCACTATTATTGAAGAAGTGCCGGAAAATGATGAAGCTTCAAAAGGCAAGGAAGCGATAGAGGAGGTGCCAAGGGCTTTACCGCCCGTTCCAAAGGCTCCTCCTCCTTTTCCTCAACGATTGGCTAAGAAAACTGATGATGGTAAGTTTCTCAAGTTTGTCGAGAGATTGAAAGGACTTTCAATCAACATCCCTTTGGAGGATGCACTTGAACAAATGCCCGATTATGCAAAATTCATGAAAGACCTTGTGACCAATAGGAAACATACTAGTTTTAAAATGGTGGGAGTTACACATCATTGTAGCTCCATTGTGACAAAAGCCTTGGTTCAAAAGAAGGAAGACCCGGGAGTTTTCACCATTCCTTGCACTATTGGGATGTACAATTTTGCAAAGGCcttatgtgatcttggagcaatCATCAACTTGATGTCGCTTACTATTTTTAACAAGTTGGGTTTGGACACTCCCCGACCCACAACACTGAGGTTGCTAATGCTAGATAGAACCGTGAAAAAACCGGTGGGTATCctttatgatgtgcttgtgagAATTGATCGGTTCATTTTTTTTGGCCCACTTTGTGATTttggattgtga